A region from the Fibrobacter sp. genome encodes:
- a CDS encoding AIPR family protein — protein MELTKSQERRLAFVASLLSLNPNDPTDRIKALRHLNLDENGCFHGFQYSQGFMEFFIFLDEDTPLEKVVQHLNSDLKQLQIAVFRTSDPTNPFFMSLREEADPWAVNKISDDAEEEEEDTPASRPYMETLEITVLRTRASRDLTDSELERTLKDMRRKLGLWKTEVKAKLEIVAEHDDLTRDFRSADDKLEIVMESEPLHMTSDHGELFLGFCPIRTIFDYHVNLGKRLKTKHNMAIVSSNIRTYLGNLTHTNAALIDAFQTMERNDDQNVNVEDFPFLHNGMTLTGDDLRLKDRDGKKVLFIERPKIINGAQSLFTYEQYAKKSKKPVNPKVLVKVVVPYPGADNFLNQVTMANNRQNPVFSYHLRAADDLQFFIWQRYQEEGFTYVYKDGVRLKARTRKLEVRMRPELAKTLFMMDGKLSECRSSDCIFDKETLYQRCFGAFVRVAPEKEQSFVRKTIAFTKAWQLLSRLPIKIRKVTPGKGVSIEANDDNPLTRITWNGRLEDKFIFRSAVKDLVVALALKHWLIYGDPIQDFEWLVENELNFNESILKYASKIYTEDLKGILISEFKDNSNYYDTITTIDKDSGESVERRLWKGFANTATYEKMLDLLCKKNKQWEKCREGIEAFI, from the coding sequence ATGGAATTAACGAAATCGCAGGAACGCCGTCTAGCTTTTGTCGCTAGTCTTTTGAGTCTCAATCCTAATGATCCTACTGATCGAATTAAGGCGCTCAGACACCTAAACCTCGATGAAAATGGTTGCTTCCACGGTTTCCAATACTCCCAGGGCTTTATGGAATTCTTCATCTTCCTGGACGAAGATACCCCGCTGGAAAAGGTTGTCCAGCACCTGAATTCCGACTTGAAGCAGCTCCAGATTGCTGTTTTCCGCACTAGCGACCCCACCAACCCGTTCTTCATGTCCCTCCGTGAAGAAGCCGACCCGTGGGCAGTTAACAAGATTTCCGACGATGCCGAAGAGGAAGAAGAAGATACCCCGGCAAGCCGTCCCTACATGGAAACTCTCGAAATCACCGTGCTCCGCACCCGCGCAAGCCGTGATTTGACCGACTCTGAACTGGAACGCACCCTTAAGGACATGCGTCGTAAGCTCGGCCTCTGGAAGACCGAAGTCAAGGCAAAGCTCGAAATTGTTGCCGAACACGACGATTTGACCCGCGATTTCCGTTCCGCAGACGACAAACTTGAAATTGTAATGGAGTCTGAACCGCTCCACATGACCAGCGACCACGGCGAACTTTTCCTCGGTTTCTGCCCGATTCGCACCATTTTTGACTACCACGTTAACCTGGGTAAGCGTCTGAAGACCAAGCACAACATGGCTATCGTCTCCAGCAACATCCGTACTTACCTCGGCAACCTCACTCATACCAACGCTGCCCTCATCGACGCCTTCCAGACCATGGAACGCAACGACGACCAGAACGTGAACGTGGAAGACTTCCCGTTCCTCCACAACGGTATGACTCTTACCGGCGATGACCTCCGCTTGAAGGATCGCGACGGCAAGAAGGTTCTCTTCATTGAACGTCCGAAGATTATTAACGGTGCTCAGTCCCTCTTCACTTACGAACAGTATGCCAAGAAGAGCAAGAAGCCGGTGAACCCGAAGGTTCTCGTGAAGGTTGTGGTTCCCTATCCTGGTGCCGACAACTTCCTGAACCAGGTGACCATGGCTAACAACCGCCAGAACCCGGTGTTCAGCTACCATCTGCGTGCTGCTGACGACCTGCAGTTCTTCATCTGGCAGCGTTACCAGGAAGAAGGCTTTACCTACGTTTATAAGGACGGTGTCCGCCTGAAGGCACGTACCCGTAAGCTTGAAGTCCGTATGCGTCCGGAACTTGCCAAGACCCTCTTCATGATGGATGGTAAGCTCTCTGAATGCCGTTCTTCTGATTGCATTTTCGATAAGGAAACTCTGTACCAGCGCTGCTTCGGTGCATTCGTTCGCGTTGCCCCGGAAAAGGAACAGTCTTTCGTCCGTAAGACCATCGCCTTCACCAAGGCTTGGCAGCTCCTGAGCCGTCTCCCCATCAAGATCCGTAAGGTTACCCCGGGTAAGGGCGTCTCCATCGAAGCTAACGACGATAATCCGCTGACCCGCATCACCTGGAACGGCCGTCTCGAAGACAAGTTCATCTTCCGCAGCGCCGTCAAGGACCTGGTTGTGGCTCTCGCCCTCAAGCACTGGCTCATCTACGGAGATCCGATCCAGGACTTCGAATGGTTGGTTGAAAACGAACTGAACTTCAACGAATCCATCTTGAAGTACGCTTCCAAGATCTACACCGAAGACCTGAAGGGTATCCTCATCAGCGAATTCAAGGATAACTCCAACTACTACGACACCATCACCACCATCGACAAGGATAGCGGTGAATCTGTGGAACGTCGCTTGTGGAAGGGCTTCGCCAACACTGCTACCTACGAAAAGATGCTTGACCTTCTGTGCAAGAAGAACAAGCAGTGGGAAAAGTGCCGCGAAGGCATTGAAGCATTTATCTAA
- a CDS encoding leucine-rich repeat domain-containing protein, whose translation MNLLDVIAKAKAEKATSLDLSQKNLRLLPPELFELDSLEELILDRNLLVELPDDIGNLKNLKKLSVSENDLMDLPETIGELTKLEHLYLGYNSLSELPDSVGNLKNLQQVNIAKNQLLDLTNEVGKWVNVTKLSLHDNMLSEIPATLGKLKKLKKLYLDNNDLTSIPSALGHLENLEILMVSGNSLGAIPSEFGELKNLKELVLDANQLATLPESLAECDKLETISVIENPMEGGIPRVLLDKKGLKIDQ comes from the coding sequence ATGAATTTGCTAGATGTCATTGCCAAGGCCAAGGCCGAAAAAGCCACCTCGTTAGATTTGTCCCAGAAGAACCTCCGACTCCTCCCGCCGGAGCTTTTCGAGCTGGACTCTCTCGAAGAACTGATCCTGGACCGCAACCTCCTGGTGGAGCTGCCGGACGATATCGGTAACCTCAAGAACCTGAAGAAACTTTCCGTCAGCGAAAACGACCTGATGGACCTGCCGGAAACCATCGGCGAGCTCACCAAGTTGGAACACCTGTACCTGGGCTACAACAGCCTGTCCGAACTTCCGGACTCCGTAGGCAACCTGAAGAACCTCCAGCAGGTAAACATCGCCAAGAACCAGCTTTTGGACTTGACCAACGAAGTGGGCAAGTGGGTGAACGTCACCAAGCTGTCCCTGCACGACAACATGCTGTCCGAAATTCCGGCTACTTTGGGCAAACTCAAGAAACTCAAGAAACTCTACCTGGACAACAACGACCTCACCAGCATTCCGTCCGCTCTTGGCCATCTGGAAAACTTGGAAATTCTCATGGTCTCCGGCAACAGCCTGGGAGCTATCCCGTCTGAATTTGGCGAACTTAAGAACCTGAAGGAACTGGTGCTGGACGCAAACCAGCTGGCAACCCTTCCGGAAAGCCTGGCAGAATGCGACAAGTTGGAAACCATTTCCGTCATTGAAAACCCCATGGAAGGCGGAATCCCCCGCGTGCTGCTGGACAAGAAGGGCCTCAAGATTGACCAGTAA
- a CDS encoding M23 family metallopeptidase: protein MIRLVCLSIVAAVCLLGCNEEEKIQSLKNEGDKLRAKIDSLSAEVEKAQQLPENWTIENDTVRAGDGLFQVLLRMHINEKERGKLVLGMQDSVELSKLRVGQVFFAALDSTGSVQRFRYAPNPATIHMMSKTDTGYVYSRIEKPVTRRQSIFEGALTEGSTLNGTLFRVGIPGRMVGIVSGVLQCKVAFPMARPGDKFRILLEEEFYQDSIWINGKVVYAEFDGRVVGHHEAFKYEDPDPKSTFNAHYTESGDALIFDGLRYPLDRLHITSPFGTRIHPITGQRKTHHGIDYGSPSGTPIYAVAEGVVTVSGYDEFSGNKVAIRHRDNSESWYMHMSARGVAVGARVAARQVIGRVGSTGRSTGPHLHLGFKNEKGAWINPASKTMIAAPKLTGERLARLQKEVAEIRQQIEATLAAPAVKANDSTDVLVRMRNLN, encoded by the coding sequence GTGATCCGTTTGGTTTGTTTGTCTATTGTTGCCGCAGTTTGCCTGCTTGGTTGTAACGAAGAAGAAAAAATCCAGTCCCTGAAAAATGAAGGGGATAAACTTCGTGCAAAGATTGATTCTCTTTCCGCTGAAGTAGAAAAAGCTCAGCAGCTTCCTGAAAACTGGACCATTGAAAACGATACCGTTCGTGCTGGTGATGGCTTGTTCCAGGTGCTTTTGCGCATGCATATCAATGAAAAGGAACGCGGCAAGTTAGTGCTGGGTATGCAGGATAGTGTGGAACTTTCCAAGCTTCGCGTGGGACAGGTCTTTTTTGCTGCCTTGGACAGCACTGGAAGCGTTCAGCGATTCCGCTATGCTCCCAACCCGGCTACAATCCACATGATGAGCAAGACGGATACGGGTTACGTCTACAGTCGAATTGAAAAGCCGGTAACCCGTCGTCAATCTATTTTCGAAGGCGCCCTTACAGAAGGAAGTACCTTGAACGGAACTTTGTTCCGTGTAGGCATCCCCGGTCGCATGGTTGGCATTGTCAGTGGAGTTCTGCAGTGCAAGGTGGCTTTCCCCATGGCTCGTCCCGGCGATAAGTTCCGCATCCTTCTGGAAGAAGAATTTTATCAGGATTCAATTTGGATCAATGGCAAGGTCGTTTATGCAGAATTTGATGGTCGTGTAGTTGGTCATCACGAAGCGTTCAAGTATGAGGATCCGGATCCCAAGAGTACCTTCAACGCTCACTATACCGAATCTGGTGACGCCTTGATTTTTGATGGTCTCCGTTATCCTCTGGACCGTTTGCATATTACGAGTCCCTTTGGAACAAGAATTCATCCGATTACTGGCCAACGCAAGACGCACCATGGCATTGACTATGGTAGCCCTTCCGGCACCCCGATTTATGCGGTTGCTGAAGGTGTGGTGACTGTTTCCGGATATGATGAATTCAGCGGTAACAAGGTTGCCATCCGTCATCGGGACAATTCCGAAAGCTGGTACATGCACATGTCCGCCCGTGGTGTGGCTGTCGGTGCCCGTGTGGCCGCTCGTCAGGTTATTGGAAGGGTAGGTTCTACCGGCCGTAGTACAGGCCCCCATCTTCACTTAGGCTTCAAGAACGAAAAGGGCGCCTGGATCAATCCTGCCAGCAAGACTATGATTGCTGCACCGAAACTTACTGGTGAACGTCTTGCCCGCCTTCAGAAGGAAGTCGCAGAAATTCGCCAGCAGATTGAGGCCACTTTGGCCGCGCCTGCAGTAAAGGCGAACGATTCCACCGATGTTTTGGTGCGCATGCGTAATCTTAATTAA
- a CDS encoding FKBP-type peptidyl-prolyl cis-trans isomerase, with the protein MNKKLIIAAGALAFAMTGCDQLCQSSAPKAKTSLVTEKDKYSYALGAHFGNQAHYQLVTRDSIDLDIDVFIQAFKERYNEDSAKFLMNDSTIFQTLTDLSQKRQAEKMAKDSIAAANNKAAGEAFLAQNKTAEGVVTTASGLQYKVITEGTGATPEDGHIVKVHYTGTLLDGTKFDSSIDRGEPLEFPISAVIPGWTEMLKLMKVGEKVTAWIPSDLAYGPNGRPQIPGNSTLVFEMELIDTHAMEAPAAEPAKAEPAKVEAPKAEKKAVKKATPKAEAKPAAAASAPAAAAPAEAAQ; encoded by the coding sequence ATGAACAAAAAATTGATTATTGCTGCAGGTGCTCTTGCTTTCGCTATGACTGGTTGCGATCAGCTTTGCCAGTCTTCTGCTCCCAAGGCAAAGACCTCTCTCGTTACTGAAAAAGATAAGTATAGCTATGCTCTCGGTGCTCACTTTGGCAACCAGGCTCATTACCAGCTGGTGACCCGTGATTCCATCGACCTCGATATCGATGTGTTCATTCAGGCATTCAAGGAACGTTACAACGAAGATTCCGCAAAGTTCCTGATGAACGACTCTACCATTTTCCAGACCTTGACCGACCTCTCTCAGAAGCGTCAGGCTGAAAAGATGGCTAAGGATAGCATCGCAGCTGCTAACAACAAGGCTGCTGGCGAAGCATTCCTCGCTCAGAACAAGACTGCAGAAGGCGTTGTTACCACCGCTTCTGGCCTTCAGTACAAAGTAATCACCGAAGGTACTGGCGCAACTCCGGAAGATGGCCACATTGTTAAGGTTCATTACACCGGTACTCTTCTTGACGGCACCAAGTTCGACAGCTCTATCGATCGTGGCGAACCTCTGGAATTCCCGATTTCCGCTGTGATTCCGGGTTGGACCGAAATGCTCAAGCTCATGAAGGTTGGCGAAAAGGTTACCGCATGGATTCCTAGCGATCTCGCTTACGGTCCGAATGGCCGTCCGCAGATTCCGGGCAACAGCACTCTCGTGTTCGAAATGGAATTGATCGACACCCACGCTATGGAAGCTCCGGCTGCTGAACCTGCAAAGGCTGAACCGGCAAAGGTTGAAGCTCCGAAGGCAGAAAAGAAGGCTGTGAAGAAGGCTACTCCGAAGGCAGAAGCTAAGCCTGCCGCTGCTGCTAGCGCCCCGGCCGCCGCTGCTCCTGCTGAAGCTGCTCAGTAA
- a CDS encoding S41 family peptidase — protein sequence MIARKIISLGSVIATAALYGCFESGTEPISSPDRIDPQYSSSSRNLHSSSSRHSPEDFLFDDELEFNYEILDYYYLYSNTKKELGDFDKYYNASALNYNSKSYCLPDGGFERVCYMYGDMSDRFTRYFDPSYAEYIRNMLTETEEQVGIGAIVEQVETSDSTTALVVSSVYENGPSYKAGLSIGDTIVSIDGTVPKDVDAFNKLTAGEKNDQLAVKINRDGDAITLRIIIDAFNSPTVILSYKDSIPVIQITEFTEITINEDGTYGEFVKALKTIKDDSKVAIIDLRGNPGGDVDHCNRMSAELLSKGDTIIIDIETNVDSSGSGASKRYFQKLDTIPVIAKEDGIGKDLYYVFLADTGSASCAEVMLSAITVNKKSPFVGQVSYGKGIGQYVIETYAAGLALVTGLQSTDKNGDIYHKVGIVPDYKIDDPEEQMEKALEIAKNALKGEKEVRTEGYGTTSTGHFDKAKAMEAQKFPSNKKELLKQLNGAYKIKKF from the coding sequence ATGATTGCCAGAAAAATCATCAGCCTTGGAAGCGTTATCGCTACCGCAGCTCTTTATGGATGCTTTGAATCCGGAACCGAACCGATTTCCTCACCTGATAGAATCGACCCCCAATATTCATCCTCTTCCCGTAACCTCCATTCGTCATCATCACGACACAGTCCAGAAGATTTCCTTTTTGACGACGAATTGGAATTCAACTACGAAATTCTCGACTACTACTACCTGTACTCCAACACAAAAAAAGAACTTGGGGATTTCGACAAATACTACAATGCTAGCGCATTGAACTACAACAGTAAAAGCTACTGCCTACCCGACGGCGGTTTTGAAAGAGTCTGTTACATGTACGGTGACATGTCCGACAGATTCACCCGCTATTTCGACCCAAGCTATGCTGAATACATCCGCAACATGCTCACCGAAACCGAAGAACAAGTCGGCATCGGCGCAATCGTAGAACAGGTTGAGACCAGCGACAGTACCACCGCACTGGTCGTCTCCTCCGTTTATGAGAACGGTCCCAGCTACAAGGCAGGTCTTTCTATTGGCGATACCATTGTAAGCATCGACGGAACAGTTCCCAAGGACGTTGATGCGTTCAACAAACTGACCGCCGGCGAAAAGAACGATCAGCTTGCCGTGAAGATCAATAGAGACGGCGACGCAATCACATTGAGAATCATCATTGACGCATTCAACAGTCCCACAGTGATTCTTTCCTACAAGGATTCCATTCCGGTCATTCAAATCACCGAGTTCACAGAAATTACAATCAACGAGGACGGAACCTATGGGGAATTTGTCAAGGCATTGAAAACCATCAAGGATGATTCCAAGGTTGCAATCATCGACCTTCGCGGCAATCCCGGTGGCGATGTTGATCATTGCAATAGAATGTCTGCCGAATTGTTGAGCAAGGGCGACACCATCATCATTGACATCGAAACCAACGTTGACTCCTCCGGCAGTGGCGCAAGCAAGCGCTACTTCCAGAAGCTCGACACCATTCCTGTCATTGCAAAGGAAGACGGTATTGGCAAAGACCTTTACTACGTGTTCCTGGCAGATACCGGTTCCGCAAGCTGTGCAGAAGTAATGTTGTCCGCAATTACCGTAAACAAGAAGTCTCCCTTCGTAGGCCAGGTTTCCTATGGTAAAGGTATCGGTCAATACGTTATCGAGACTTACGCAGCCGGACTTGCTCTTGTGACGGGTCTGCAGTCTACAGACAAGAATGGCGACATTTACCACAAGGTCGGTATCGTTCCCGACTACAAAATTGACGATCCCGAAGAACAAATGGAAAAGGCTCTAGAAATTGCCAAGAACGCTCTTAAGGGAGAAAAGGAAGTCCGTACAGAAGGTTACGGCACCACTTCCACTGGACATTTCGACAAGGCCAAGGCAATGGAAGCTCAGAAGTTCCCGAGCAACAAGAAGGAATTGCTGAAACAGCTGAACGGAGCCTACAAAATCAAGAAGTTCTAA
- the glmS gene encoding glutamine--fructose-6-phosphate transaminase (isomerizing), giving the protein MGGLKKLEYRGYDSSGIAVIQDGAIHTVRASGKISALEEKLKKDSISSTIGIAHTRWATHGAPTEQNAHPHQSFDGNISIVHNGIIENYASLKRKLQADGVEFKSETDTEVVAHLIAKFYKGNLKDAVLKAISLIEGTFGLAVICKDRPGILIGARRGSPLILGIGQNEFYLASDVSAIISHTQKVVYLDDNDVVEIKDGSYNLLNTLSQPVQHEVQDVEFDADSIAKGGFAHFMLKEIFEQPEVLRNTMRGRLLAAEGNAKLAGLDTNIKELRNINRIIITACGTSYYAAMVGEYMIEDLAGVPVEVEYASEFRYRNPIIKPGTLVLAISQSGETADTLAALKEAQQKGATALAICNGVGSTIARTSDGGVYLHAGPEIGVASTKAFTSQVTVLAMIALLLGRQRRLSFESGADIVKSMQELPELVEKTLKLSDQIAGIAHQYVKAGNFLYLGRHYNYPVAMEGALKLKEISYIHAEGYPAAEMKHGPIALIDENMPVVVIAPKDALFDKVISNVREIKARGGKVIAITTEDCHPLDEIADHLIKVPKTLSMLMPILTCIPLQLLAYHIAVLRGNDVDQPRNLAKSVTVE; this is encoded by the coding sequence GTGGGCGGTTTGAAAAAATTGGAATACCGAGGCTACGACAGCTCGGGTATCGCCGTCATTCAGGACGGAGCAATCCACACCGTTCGTGCCTCCGGAAAAATCAGTGCTCTTGAAGAAAAACTGAAAAAAGACTCCATAAGCAGCACAATCGGCATTGCACACACCCGCTGGGCAACCCATGGTGCCCCCACCGAGCAAAACGCCCACCCCCATCAAAGTTTCGATGGAAACATTTCCATTGTTCACAACGGCATTATTGAAAACTACGCCAGCCTCAAGAGAAAGCTGCAGGCAGACGGTGTCGAATTCAAATCTGAAACCGATACCGAAGTTGTGGCCCACCTCATTGCAAAATTCTACAAAGGCAATCTGAAGGACGCTGTTCTCAAGGCAATTTCCCTCATCGAAGGAACCTTCGGTCTCGCCGTAATTTGTAAAGATCGTCCCGGAATTCTTATTGGCGCCCGCCGTGGCAGCCCCCTGATTCTCGGCATTGGCCAGAACGAATTCTACCTGGCAAGCGACGTTTCTGCAATCATCAGCCACACCCAGAAGGTGGTTTACCTAGATGACAACGACGTGGTTGAAATTAAGGATGGTTCCTACAATCTGCTGAACACATTGAGCCAGCCGGTTCAGCACGAAGTCCAGGATGTGGAATTCGATGCAGACTCCATCGCCAAGGGCGGCTTCGCCCACTTCATGCTGAAGGAAATTTTTGAACAGCCGGAAGTCCTGCGCAATACCATGCGCGGTCGTCTGCTGGCAGCCGAAGGAAACGCAAAGCTTGCAGGTCTTGACACCAACATCAAGGAACTTCGCAACATCAACCGAATCATCATCACCGCCTGCGGTACTAGCTACTATGCAGCCATGGTAGGCGAATATATGATCGAAGATTTGGCAGGCGTTCCCGTGGAAGTAGAATACGCATCTGAATTTCGCTACCGCAACCCCATTATCAAGCCGGGCACTTTGGTGTTGGCAATTTCCCAGTCCGGTGAAACTGCAGATACCCTGGCCGCACTTAAGGAAGCACAACAGAAGGGTGCCACCGCTCTCGCCATTTGTAACGGCGTCGGCTCCACCATTGCACGCACCAGTGATGGCGGCGTTTACCTCCATGCCGGCCCGGAAATCGGCGTGGCCAGCACCAAGGCATTCACCTCCCAAGTAACCGTTCTTGCAATGATTGCTTTGCTGCTTGGCCGTCAGCGTCGACTGAGTTTTGAAAGCGGCGCAGACATCGTCAAGTCCATGCAGGAACTTCCGGAACTTGTTGAAAAGACCTTGAAACTTTCCGACCAGATTGCAGGCATCGCCCATCAGTATGTAAAAGCAGGAAACTTCCTGTACCTGGGCCGCCACTACAACTACCCTGTAGCTATGGAAGGCGCCTTGAAGTTGAAGGAAATCAGCTACATTCACGCAGAAGGTTACCCTGCAGCAGAAATGAAGCACGGCCCCATTGCCCTTATCGACGAAAACATGCCGGTTGTGGTTATCGCACCAAAGGATGCACTCTTCGACAAGGTTATCAGTAACGTCCGTGAAATCAAGGCACGCGGTGGCAAGGTCATCGCCATCACCACTGAGGATTGCCATCCGCTGGATGAAATTGCAGACCACCTGATCAAGGTTCCAAAGACTTTGAGCATGTTGATGCCGATCCTCACCTGCATCCCGTTGCAGCTTCTGGCCTACCACATCGCAGTCCTCCGCGGCAACGACGTGGATCAGCCACGTAACCTGGCCAAGAGCGTTACTGTGGAATAA
- a CDS encoding S41 family peptidase, with protein MTSKFSKKLAALATIIFVAFLHFGCSDFFHPVESTPTPTEYQYNYWLLQKTYLFEDELPGLDPDGDSVQTLYKQLQDPYTRYYPPSKSESVNISINTSFVPGDVGMEYYTNSTAKHPLFITRVYKESPAGRAGIPRYGNILKINDTELLKSPNDASGQAVRNTYDYILSVNKDVSLTIAYKSDTTVFNLTKEDIYAPTVFIDTVDDVTIISIVGFKPTTVDKENGTYGELKAYLDSTKNETKARVLNLQSNLGGHVNQCIAMADLFVSDGPLSTRTWRTFNGNGEQERRTKTVSAVSGDAGENKPFILIQDRYSASCAEIFAAAVSEGAGIPVTGEKSYGKGIGQTTWQTIDKGVAIITNLEFLTPKGNSYHKKGIVPDYPCEEQSIQCAVDLAKKLYGDAAVLKKKTSKNIEIAPAWRNQDFIGGAYIEGNLYIGKKGE; from the coding sequence TTGACCAGTAAGTTTTCCAAAAAACTTGCAGCTTTGGCGACGATTATTTTCGTCGCCTTTTTGCACTTTGGATGTAGCGACTTTTTTCACCCCGTCGAAAGCACCCCGACCCCAACGGAATACCAGTACAACTACTGGCTTCTGCAAAAAACATACTTGTTCGAAGACGAACTGCCAGGGCTTGACCCCGACGGCGATTCTGTACAAACTCTCTACAAGCAGTTGCAAGACCCCTACACTAGGTACTACCCGCCTAGCAAAAGCGAAAGCGTAAACATCAGCATAAATACGAGCTTTGTGCCTGGCGATGTCGGCATGGAGTACTACACAAATTCAACAGCCAAGCATCCACTGTTCATCACTCGCGTCTACAAGGAAAGTCCCGCAGGCAGAGCAGGCATCCCCCGCTACGGCAACATCCTCAAGATAAACGATACCGAGTTGCTAAAGTCCCCGAACGACGCCTCGGGACAGGCAGTCCGTAACACATACGACTATATTCTTAGCGTTAACAAGGACGTTTCCCTAACAATCGCCTACAAATCAGACACCACAGTATTCAACCTTACAAAGGAAGACATCTACGCCCCCACAGTCTTTATCGACACCGTAGACGATGTCACCATAATCTCCATTGTAGGATTTAAGCCCACCACCGTCGATAAAGAGAACGGTACATACGGGGAACTGAAAGCTTATCTCGATTCAACAAAGAACGAGACAAAGGCTAGAGTTCTCAATCTTCAGAGCAATCTTGGTGGACATGTCAATCAGTGCATCGCCATGGCAGACTTGTTTGTATCCGATGGACCCCTGTCTACTAGAACTTGGCGCACCTTCAACGGCAACGGCGAACAGGAACGACGTACAAAGACCGTATCTGCAGTTTCCGGTGATGCCGGTGAAAACAAGCCTTTCATTTTAATCCAGGATCGATACAGCGCAAGCTGTGCTGAAATTTTCGCCGCTGCAGTCTCTGAAGGAGCCGGCATTCCTGTTACAGGAGAAAAATCCTACGGCAAAGGAATCGGACAGACCACCTGGCAAACCATTGACAAGGGTGTCGCCATCATCACAAACCTTGAATTCCTGACACCGAAAGGTAACTCCTACCACAAAAAAGGAATCGTTCCCGACTACCCCTGCGAAGAACAATCTATTCAGTGTGCCGTGGACTTGGCAAAAAAATTATACGGTGATGCAGCCGTCTTGAAGAAAAAGACATCTAAGAATATTGAAATCGCCCCCGCTTGGCGAAATCAGGACTTTATTGGCGGTGCCTACATCGAAGGAAATTTGTATATAGGGAAAAAAGGAGAATAA